One Ricinus communis isolate WT05 ecotype wild-type chromosome 2, ASM1957865v1, whole genome shotgun sequence DNA segment encodes these proteins:
- the LOC8263239 gene encoding GDSL esterase/lipase At1g33811: MRSKSELILLVFLVIMWVTHRANTQPQESQVPCFFIFGDSLVDNGNNNRIVTLARANYRPYGIDFPQGTTGRFTNGRTYVDALAELLGFRNFIPPSARTRGPAILRGVNYASGAAGIRDETGNNLGDHTSMNQQVSNFANTVQDMRRFFRRDPNSLNTYLSKCIFYSGMGSNDYLNNYFMPNFYTTSSDFTTKAFAAALLKDYNRQLMQLYALGARKVIVTAVGPIGCIPYQLARYNGNSSRCNENINKAISLFNSGLFKLVQSFNNGQLPGAKFVYLDSYTSTNDLYLNGSSYGFEVIDKGCCGVGRNNGQITCLPLQQPCQDRRKYLFWDAFHPTELANVLLAKSTYTTQSYTYPINIQQLAML; this comes from the exons ATGAGGAGCAAGAGTGAGttgattttattagtttttttagttataatgTGGGTAACCCATAGGGCTAACACACAGCCACAAGAGTCACAGGTGCCCTGTTTCTTCATCTTTGGTGACTCATTGGTGGACAATGGTAACAATAACAGGATTGTTACACTTGCTAGGGCAAATTACAGGCCTTACGGTATAGACTTTCCTCAAGGCACCACCGGCAGGTTTACTAATGGTCGAACCTATGTCGATGCATTAG CTGAACTTCTGGGATTTCGGAATTTCATTCCACCATCTGCAAGAACAAGAGGCCCTGCAATTCTGAGGGGAGTGAATTATGCATCTGGAGCAGCTGGCATTAGGGATGAAACTGGAAACAATCTG GGAGATCACACATCCATGAACCAACAAGTATCCAACTTTGCTAATACAGTGCAAGACATGAGGAGATTCTTCAGAAGGGATCCCAATTCACTCAATACCTATCTCAGCAAATGCATTTTCTACTCTGGAATGGGAAGTAATGACTACCTAAACAACTATTTCATGCCCAATTTCTACACCACTAGCTCTGATTTCACTACCAAAGCTTTTGCTGCTGCACTTCTTAAGGATTACAATCGTCAGCTAATG CAACTGTACGCTTTGGGGGCTCGCAAGGTGATAGTAACAGCAGTAGGGCCAATTGGGTGCATACCCTATCAGCTGGCAAGGTACAATGGCAACAGTAGTAGAtgtaatgaaaatataaacaagGCCATCTCACTTTTCAATTCAGGACTCTTCAAGTTGGTTCAAAGTTTCAATAATGGCCAACTTCCTGGAGCTAAGTTTGTTTACCTTGATTCCTATACAAGTACCAATGATCTATATCTCAATGGCTCCTCTTATG GATTTGAAGTGATAGACAAAGGATGCTGTGGAGTGGGAAGGAACAATGGCCAGATAACATGTCTTCCTCTTCAGCAGCCTTGCCAAGATCGAAGGAAATACTTATTTTGGGATGCCTTTCATCCAACTGAATTAGCAAATGTATTGCTCGCTAAATCAACCTACACAACACAATCATACACCTATCCCATTAACATACAACAACTGGCAATGTTATGA